The Pontibacter korlensis sequence ATCATTTGAGCAGGAACGTCTTCTATCAGAAAAGCTAATAGAGCTCGACAAGGCAAAAACGAACTTCTTCCACAACGTTAGTCATGAGTTCCGTACGCCCTTAACACTTATTCTGGGGCCGCTTGAGTTGCTTCTGAGTAAATCTGAAAGTCTTTCAAATGAAGATCGGGAAAGTCTGCAGCTTATGCAGCGCAATGCAATGAGACTGCTGAAACAGGTAAATAATCTGCTCAACTTTTCTTACGTTGAGTCTGGCCGTTATAATGTTAGCTATGTGCCTGCAGATCTTTCTAAGTTAACGCGAGAACTTGGCAGCACTTTTAACACATTGATGGAGCAGGTTGGTATAAGTTACACGATAAAGGTTGATGCCGTTACGAAGCCTGTTTTTGTTGATACAACGATGTGGGAAATGATCGTGCTGAACCTGTTGTCGAATGCCTACAAATTTACGGCTGCTGGTACTGTTGAATTAGCTTTAAAAGATAAAGAAAAGGCGATTGAGCTACATGTGAAAGACACAGGTATAGGCATAGCTCAACAGGAAATTCCTAGGATATTTGAAAAGTTTCATCGGGTAGAACAACAGGGCGGGCGCTCGATTGAAGGATCTGGCATTGGTCTGGCCTTGGTGGCTGAGCTGGTAAAACTGCATGGTGGCAGCATTGATGTAGTAAGTGAAGCAGGTCGAGGAAGTGAGTTCATAGTTCGTATACCTAAAGGTTCCACTCATCTTCCGGAAGACAAAATACAGGTTGATGCGAGCATCAGAAGTGAGATTTCGATAGAAAAGGTCCAGTCTCAACTGGAGGCAGAAGCTTGGTTAGACAACAGGTTGGAACTTTTCCATGCCGAAGAAGAAACAGCGTCAGAGATAAGCTTACAGCATCAGGATCGCCCGCTTGTGCTGCTGGTTGATGACAATGCAGATATGCTGGATTATGTTAAAAGGATTTTGAAGCAAGACTATGCATTGCTTACAGCCAGTAACGGCCAGAAAGCGCTTGAAATCTTAGAGCACCAAAGGCCTGATCTTATACTTTCTGATGTTATGATGCCTGTAATGGATGGTGTCGAACTGCTTAAAATGCTCAGAACTGTACCTGCCTATATCACAATACCTGTTATACTGTTATCAGCAAGAGCTGGAGAAGAAGATAAAATGTATGGCTTAGGCACAGGAGCAGATGATTATTTGATAAAGCCTTTTAGTGCAAAGGAGCTGCTTACGCGGGTTAAAGCCAATATTAGAAATTCCAGGCTACGCAATGAACTGAAAGAAAGAGAGCACCTGCTGCTTAAAGAATCGGAGGAACGGAAAGAGCTGCTTGAATCTATACTTAGCAGTATAAGCGATGGATTTTATCACGTATCCCATGATCTGGAATTTATCTATGTGAACAACCGTGCTCTCGAATTATCGAATAGAACGAAAGATGGTCATATCGGTAAAAAAATACTGGATGTTTATCCTTACCTGAAGGATACTGCCCTGTATCAAACGGTGCTTCATGTTAGGGAGACTTTGCAACCGGCAGGCATCGTATACTATGATACTGAATTAAATAAGTGGTTTGATGCCAGGCTTTACCCGTCGGAAAAAGGTATCACAGGCTATTTTGCTGATGTAACAGATAAGAAAGTAGATGAGCAGGCCCGTTTAGAGACAGAAAAGCGGTTTATTGAAATGGCCAATGCGGCACCTGTTCTGATTTGGATGTCTGGCACTGATATGCTCTGCGACTTCTTTAATGACAAATGGCTCGAGTTTAGGGGACGTACGCAGGAAGAAGAGTATGGCTATGGCTGGGCCGAAGGCGTACATCCAGATGATCTGGACGCCTGTATCAAGACCTATACAAATGCCTTTAAAGCGGGGGAGGAGTTCAGCATGGAATACCGCCTGCTAAACAAGCATGGGCAGTATCGCTGGTTGTTGGATAATGGCGTTCCAAGAGTTACCGATGAAGGAGAAATGCTTGGTTACATTGGTGCCTGCACTGATATTACGGAGCTAAAATGGGCCGAAGAGTTAATGAGTAAGTATAACGTTGCGTTGGAAGAACGGGTGGTAGAACGCACTGCCGAACTGCGGAAAGTTAACGAGCAGTTGCATTTGCTTACGTCACATTTGCAGGACCTGCGTGAAAACGAACGCAAGCTGATAGCAAGTGAAATACATGATGAACTTGGACAGGCTCTCACTGCGCTTAAGATCGAAATATCCCTGCTATACGACCGTATGAATGGAAGCAGAAGCAAATTAAAGGGTGAAATGGTAGAGAGCCTTGGCAGCATGGAGAAGGCGCTGGATGCTTCCTTATTAGCTTTACGCAAAATTATTTCTCACCTGAGGCCTTCCCTTTCCGATGACCTGGAGCTGGTTTACGAGATACAGCGGCTTGTTGCCGACTTGGGTAAACGCATAGGTACACAAATAGTGGTGAAGTCTAATGTAGAACATGTTGAGTTACCACCGACCATAGCCATAGAAGTTTACCGGGTGGTACAGGAGTCTGTAACAAACATTATGAAACATGCACAGGCTGCAACTGCTTTTATTGAAATCATAAAAGAAGATGATAAATTTAAATTTAGGATTGTAGATGATGGTGTTGGCTTCGATGACCAGGTATTGTTAGGTAAACAGTCTTTTGGGTTACTTGGTATCAAGGAGCGTGCGCAGCGTATAGGGGCAGACTTAATACTGGACTCCTGCAGGGGAAGGGGAACCACAGTGGAGTTAACACTTGATGCAGCTCTTAATTAAAAGATTAAAGCATGATTAATATACTTATTGCTGACGATTATGTCCTGATACGGGAAGGGTTGAAAAAAGTAATAATGCGCGACCCGGACATGCAGGTGATAGCAGAAGCTACAAACGGAGCTGAGGTGCTACGACTACTTCAGAAGCACGAAGTTGATGTT is a genomic window containing:
- a CDS encoding ATP-binding protein, whose product is MNNTDLKELERVFSGSSNMAKVMREFDWNSPCLGPVEDWSASLKTSLSIILTAAYPMALLWGEEMITFYNDGYIPVLGAKHPKSLGKPAKVNWSDIWDVVGAPLENVIQKGETAFEEKNLLYMERKEFKEETYYTYSYSPVFESNGTVGGVLCVCFEETSQVLNERRLKTISKISSIRTDTSISVARNEVMGVLAENTNDLPFAILYDVDNGNPTLYDYTKPAFTENLEDLPDLQSLTQLLTKGDHASGIRTVTIPAALKNVLKAPCNGKLPDQAAIVPVKEISENITRGYLVMGISAVLSFDEAYSKFLNLLSSQINTLVTTVRSFEQERLLSEKLIELDKAKTNFFHNVSHEFRTPLTLILGPLELLLSKSESLSNEDRESLQLMQRNAMRLLKQVNNLLNFSYVESGRYNVSYVPADLSKLTRELGSTFNTLMEQVGISYTIKVDAVTKPVFVDTTMWEMIVLNLLSNAYKFTAAGTVELALKDKEKAIELHVKDTGIGIAQQEIPRIFEKFHRVEQQGGRSIEGSGIGLALVAELVKLHGGSIDVVSEAGRGSEFIVRIPKGSTHLPEDKIQVDASIRSEISIEKVQSQLEAEAWLDNRLELFHAEEETASEISLQHQDRPLVLLVDDNADMLDYVKRILKQDYALLTASNGQKALEILEHQRPDLILSDVMMPVMDGVELLKMLRTVPAYITIPVILLSARAGEEDKMYGLGTGADDYLIKPFSAKELLTRVKANIRNSRLRNELKEREHLLLKESEERKELLESILSSISDGFYHVSHDLEFIYVNNRALELSNRTKDGHIGKKILDVYPYLKDTALYQTVLHVRETLQPAGIVYYDTELNKWFDARLYPSEKGITGYFADVTDKKVDEQARLETEKRFIEMANAAPVLIWMSGTDMLCDFFNDKWLEFRGRTQEEEYGYGWAEGVHPDDLDACIKTYTNAFKAGEEFSMEYRLLNKHGQYRWLLDNGVPRVTDEGEMLGYIGACTDITELKWAEELMSKYNVALEERVVERTAELRKVNEQLHLLTSHLQDLRENERKLIASEIHDELGQALTALKIEISLLYDRMNGSRSKLKGEMVESLGSMEKALDASLLALRKIISHLRPSLSDDLELVYEIQRLVADLGKRIGTQIVVKSNVEHVELPPTIAIEVYRVVQESVTNIMKHAQAATAFIEIIKEDDKFKFRIVDDGVGFDDQVLLGKQSFGLLGIKERAQRIGADLILDSCRGRGTTVELTLDAALN